TAAAGTGGTTTCTTTGATGTGCGgcatctctgttttctgtacAAATTGTATTATTCTGACTCCCTGTAGAAACAGCTCCATGTGGTTGGCATTAACATAAACTGAGTTTTGTTAGCTGTTCATCTGGCATCATAATCTCCATATACAAAGCTAAAGCTCGTCCCAAAAATCCCAGCTTCCCCTTTATGACAGAAATCAATTATAGCACAACAAATTTTACTTAGAAAGCACCTTTCACCAAATTCTCTGAGTGGTACTTAGCTAATAAAGAGTGTTGCAAAATTGCCATATCCACTTCCTCTagccttttctccttttctaatTGCACTACAAAGGCTCTTCATCCCAATTAGTTTTGATTGGGAATGTGCAGTCTTTTGGCTCTGCTTCCTTTGCATGACAAACCCAACCAGAAGGGCATGACAAGCACAGCTGTGATTTTCCCTTCAccaaatggaaattaaaaaaaaaactcctccTCTGCTAGTAGCCAACTGGAAATCTGCAGACAACAGGGGTATGCTTTACCATTCACCTTCTTGTGCTGGCACTGGTTTTAGGCCACACAATCGGCAGGGCTGGACTCCTTGCCAGCTTCAGCAATCATAAGAGATAAGAGGAAAGATGGGGATGGAGGAACAGCTCGTTTCCATGCTCTGTGCAACCATAAGCAACACAAATAGACAGCAATATGCAGCAGGGCACCCCTTTAGAAACCCACAGGAACACCCCATCAGAAACAGAAGAGCATGGAGAAGGGCATTACCTACTTTGCCAGATGATATTCAGAATGTAAAGGTGCAGGTACCACTATGATCAAGACAGATCAATGTCTGGGTAATAAAATCTGCACCTCAATGTCAGTCTAGAACCTTCCCCGTCACCTCCCAGACATGCTGTATTCCTTATCAATAGTGAGTTTCTTTGAGGACTAGTTACATCAGTTCTTCCTTTCAGACCTATTTTCTATTCCAAGGGTAAAAAGCCCTTCTTTGAAATTGTGCTTAGGAGTATAAAGCCAGAGGCCAGCAGCAATacaataaatgctttttttaagaagaggtgatcagatttttccttttttccattcatttttatttgtgttatcTTCATAATTTTTACCCCAAGGAAGAgtaaagagggaaaagagaatcACATAATATTAGTTGTTTTAACAGTCTTCTGGAATGTGCTTGGCTAAGGCCAACTACCTTGCTCTGAAGGTCAAGGCTTTCACCTATCTCTAATTCATACAGGAAGATGACTAGAGGGTTCTTTTGGCTTCACACTCCCTGTTTTGCAGTTTCCAGCCATATAAACGATATAACTAAATTACTAGCTTCCACACAGAATTTAGTACCTACAATTTCTGAACTCCCTACagtcatttatatatattctgtGGCAATGGGCCAAATTCCTCTCTGTTATCATTCTAAATCCACTGAGATTAAATTAGTCCAATTTATCCATTCATTAGGAGTTATTCGGCAAAATCTTCATTCAACTTAAGCCAATAGCTTAATTACCATTGACCTCAAATGAAACCAACCCTGGGCTACTGGGTTACTACTATAACAGAAAATGAGGGAAGACCATGCTGCTTCTTCATGGCCTTTAACTGTAAGGATAGTGCAGAGGTCATGTTCGCATGAGTCACAGGAGTTCAGAAAGGTTTTCACAGAATACTGAAGATAGTTTTAAACCAGTTAACACTGGGAATAATACCAGCACAGCATGAGCGACAGACTTCAGCCTAGGACCCGCAGATGGTGAATAACTCTTCTGCACTGAGCTCCAGCCTGCCATGATTTCATTACCTTCTAGACCTCAATTTGCCACTTTCATGTTGGCTTATGCAAGCTGAAATCACACCTTTGAATTGTCCTCTGGACTGTCTCTCAGCCGTTTCATACTTCATCTCTGTCTGCAAAAATGGAGATCACTCCTTGCCTTTAAGCATTGTTCTGTGGATACATTACTATAATTTGCAAGGTGCTGAGATATTTCTGTGCTTAGGATCTTTGACAGATACCTCTCCAATCCCCCAAAGGTACTTACCTTTCAGCTTTTCCCCAAACATAGTAAGAAAGACAGTGAAGTTAATAGGACCTGGCGCCTCCTTTACCATGTCTTCTAGCTCTTCATTCTTGACATTCAGACGACCTGCAGCAGAGAtcatttttcataataaatcACAAATTGTGTTTCAAAAAATTATTCCCATTCATCTCCTCCCACTGGGGAGCTCAGGGCTCTGTGCAACTTTGCTAATAACATGGTAGAACACAACTCCAGAGTATTCCAATGTATTCTGAGTTGGAATACAGAGTTGGCTCTAAGATCAAAGGGTGACTGAAGGAGTAAGAGGGATAAATGATATAgacctggccagcagcagacCAAAGAAGGGGCCACTTCcaaataaattgttttgctgtttgtttttgtttttgtttttattacctCAGGTGAAATACAGACCCCATTGTTATTAATATAGGAGAGTTCCAAGTGACTGAAGTGGATCCAAGGTCTCAGACTTTGCCCTCCTGTATATTGAGATGCCTTTGTGCGTAGAGGGCAGATGGATGAGCTGAGCAGTCCTATCCCCTCCCCATGCTTGTGCTGGACTACTGATGAGAATTTAGAACCTGGCATCTCTACTCAAATTGAGTGGTAATTTGCTGTGACTGTACTTTATAGGCATTGAAGGGCTTCACTGAACATGAAGGATAGCAGAACTTGGccttaagaaataaatatttcagggtAACAGTAGCTACAGGCCAAAGTTGGCAAACTCCTTTGTCACAATAAAGAGTTCAGGAGCTTCTGCTCTTTGCACTGACTCTGCTGCAGTCTGATTCCACCCCAGGGAGCACTAGAGATTCTTATCAAACTCTTTTTAATAAGATCCAGATGGCAAAAGCCCAAATGCCTACATCACTGTTCAAGCCTCAAATGTTGCAACGTGGATAGAGCTTCAGGTTTGGGCTCCtgagcattttgatttttctttttcttgggaCGATTTTTTTCAATCTGCTTGATGTTATCACGATTATAAGGCACATGAAATGGACAATACCTAATCTCATGACATGCGCATTCCACCCCACATCAATGCACAACAGCACAGAACCTCACATGAAGTCTTCCTACTTTTGTGTGGGCAGAGGGGCAGCTAGTCCAtgacaaaaacattaattgGTAGATATTGCATGGCTCCTAGATAATAAAGGTGCAGCTTGTGAAGCGTGGATTCAGAGGCTAATCAGAAATGCCTGGCATGGACCCCTACTTGGGTGGGCTTTTTATGAAATACTTGCAGGGGAGGGATCAGTGCCTTTGGACAGCTGCCAGCTGCATAGCTCTGTAGCACCCGCCAGTGAGTCCCAGAGAGACCTTCATTCAGCATCTGAACGAGGCTTCTCAGGAGACTTCCCAGCTGGACCTACGTAGTCAAGACAGCAACTACCATAAAGGAGGAGGATCAAACTGAACAGGTTTCCTTTTGCCTTCTATGTATCTCATTACTTCCCTCACTGTAATTCTAACACAAATTTTTGTTATGTGCTTGAAATgtaaactgcatttcttttagGTATTTCATTATCACTACCAGCTTACCTAGGGCAGCAAATGTGTCTCTCAAGTCTGCTTTGTCAATAAAGCCGTCCCTGTTCTGATCCATGATGGTAAAAGCCTGTTGGAAGAAAAGGGGCAATGTATTGCCATTGTCATGTTGCACTGGAGAGTGCTACAATCACACATACCAATACAGAGGGGTGTTATATTCATGCTGTAAAGAATATTTAACTTCCTTTGATTCTTCCATAACATGCCACATCATTGCACTTTCCTCACTTTCAACACATTACTGTATTTTGGCAAGGGGCTTAATTAAACCCACCCAAACTTCTTCTTACTAAATTAATGCTCAGTGCAGCATGTATCTGGGCTGAAGCCAGTGCTGGCAGCTCCAGCCATTCAGGCCTTAACCCATAAAAGCTTGAATTAGGGAGGTTTTAGTCCTTTCTCATATCTCATTCCTTTGTGCAGCTATCatattttgtaaaacatttaattactgTAGGTATCTCTCTGCTATTGAGCAAAATTCAATTTCTTCTGGGCCTCAGAATGATCCTTCATACAGAGATAGCTCaattttcagaagcacagagaaatgtATGTTTCCTAGTATTATTTATTCAAAGTTTGTTTCCCTTTCCAATAAATGGTATCCTTCAGATTGACCTTGATGTGTTGACCTTAAGTACTTCTTGTCAGGCAAAATTTAACTTCttatagaaaaaacaaacaaacaaacatttgttaTCCAGCCAGCTAACTGCCTATCTGCCTGTCTATTTACCTATTTTCATGCCTGTCTATTTGCTGCTATCACACTTTTAATGTTTCAttgattttgaaagattttaatGACCTAAAATTCCCCTGTATATCCTATGGGAAGTATTAGTAGAACCAGGCATGTCTCTGAAACTGGTTATCTGTTGGACATGTACATCAATAGGAGACTGTATCTTTACAATGATGaggaattgtttttatttcaggattATTATGAAAAACAACATTCTCCTTAGAATACAGCTAGTCCACTGCAGCTACAGCAACTTTCAGAGCTTTAAAATCCACTGCTCTATAGGCTGCACTTCTTTCCATGATCACATTATATCAACATATCTTCATTCAGTTTTACCTCCAGTTTCTTACAAAGCCCCACTGCTCACATTCCAGTTTGCCCATGTGATTACTTGCAGCATGCATGTTCATAACCCTTCATTTACCTGCCAAGCCATCACCTAATAAAAAATTAAGCCCAACTCTTTATAgttgctttccttcctttttgggGGGAGGCTTGCTTTAAACAATGATTAAGCATCCCCACAATTTGgaagcaaaacagaatgaaatatgaagagcaaagcagagcccAACAAGCTcacagaagagaggaagagtTTTAGCTCTGTATCTTAATGAGGGAACTTAAAGTAACGTAATAATGGCAATGCTGATACATTTTCTAGTGAGCTGATTGAAATCTCTAAGTAAAACTGTTCTgataaaaaacaactttttagCCAAAATTTGTTCCAAGTAGGCAGTCTTTAGACACAACATGGTCTTGGATTTCATTGGACCACTCCACTGCCTTGTGACTTTGGCATCATTCTGCCTCCATTCTCCCAGAAATGTTCTAAGTATTAGCTTATTTAGAGTAGTTCAAAAACAGCATTCTGACCAATTCTTTTTAATGGTAGGTCTTCGAACAGTAGTCCTTGAAGAGAATAAAACTGGATGTTCACAGGATGCTGATAAGAGGTGGGAGAAGAGTGTTAACAAACATGTTCCCATTAACTTGGGAAAAGGTTAGTGGTTTCAATTAATTTACCTGGGCCATATCTACAATACCTTGTATGGGTTTTTAGTCTCGTTCACCACTGAGCTTTACTGGTGGGAATCCTCATGAAAAGTAAATTTGAAATTCACatgcacaaaatgaaacagtgtGTATCACATTGGAAATTGCTTTGGAGATGTGAATTAgcaaaaaatgaggaaaaagagtGTAATTAAAAGGACAAATCAGTGGAAAATGTGATGGCCTCACAGACGTTCTAAAATGCCCACTCAAGAACAGAGCCTAAACTCATCAAGCAAATTATCTCTCTTCAATTATGCATCAGCTTTTATGCCCATTAGATTGGCCTCATCACAGGTAACTGATCAAAGAATCCATAATGCATCGTAATATCAAATTTTGGGGGAGCCAGAAGATGCTTAATTAGTTAACCTCAACATGTTGTTTTGGTTTATGAGCATTTATGGAGAAAGTTGGCTGAGGGCTTCttggtatttttgtttctagTTTGTGGGCAGTATTAGATGGGCACAGAAGAATATTTCTATTGCTATTGTGGAACAGTCCACTAATTAATGCCCTGGTTCAGTACAACATCTTCATTCAGGATTATACTTAAGCACGCAAGAcaattcttatttaaaatagcaCTTAAACTTGACTTTAAAAATGTGCTCAAGTGTTTTCCTGAATTAGGGCTAAAGTGGATTagataataattttcttttcttcctctttttcttttttcttttttttagtgCCCAGGAGTTTCTCAAATAAACCTAGAACTtgaaaaaagagagggagggagggaaggacagaatgaaggaaagaaagactgaaagaaagaatgaaggaaagaacaaacacaCAAGGAAAATGATATACTAGCCAAAACCACAGAGATGATTCAGAAAACAACTGTGTGTTTTATTAAAGCAGATGGAGAACTGAATAAGGATTACAAACAGAACCTATGTTATTCATTAGCAATGACAGGAGACTATAGAGAACAGCAGAACAGTGACCAACCTCTTTGAACTCCTGGATCTGGGTTTGTTCAAACATAGAGAATACATTGGAACCACCTTCTATcttcttctttgccttttttggAGCCTGTGATACAAATAAGATCAAATATACATTACCTTGTCTGTTAAGCACCCATGAAaacaaattccatttttaacaGAAGGTAAAATATATACAGGCAAGTAATACAAGATgattgtgttttgtgtttttttttttcctttttaaattcaattcacaacatatatatatacatacaaaaatgGGATAAAATATGCTGCTTTAGTTACAGCTGAATCTCTCACTGAGGGTTTTTGCCATTTCCGTGCTCTTGCCTGGAACCTGACAGCTTGTATAAGCAAGGACAGCTTGTCACTGTGCTGCCGTGAAAGAGGTGAGGGACCCAAAGCGTGACTCTGAATAACACAGCTGGGCCAGTGCTTGTTCCTTGGGTAGTGCCACCTGCGCCAGCCCATTTGACATAGGACACTACTCCCTCTTCTGTACTGGTTTTGCAGAGCTCCACACTATGGGAGGATTGATGTAAGCTTATAGCCTCCCATGGAGATATAAGGTAAATTCCCAACCTGCTGTTCTCAAGAAATATAAACAGTTCAGGTAAGTCCCCATATGAACTCCTTCTTCCCAATTCCCATGTGGGGACGAGCAGCCACACTCAAAATTAGGCCCTGCATGAAGACTCACCTCAGGGACTATAAAGGGAAATGATATCGATTCCAACTGACAGAAAAGTTTAGAAGTCTGCTCTGTCTGGACAAATTCTTCCTATGTAGGAACGCCTTCTGCACTTGGAGAAGAGTCTATATAGTTGCACCAACCTACGATACTGCACTACATTGGCTTACTAGCCCATACAATTATACTGTTTAAGATAGTTATCATCAATAAAAGGCAGGGCTTGCTTTTATCGCTGTTCTATAGTCAGAAAACACAGACACGGAGAGACTGGGGAGCCCTACAACGTTATCAAAGAATCTAATGCTCACTAAAAATCAGTCAGAACTAGACATCATTATGTATCTTTGAAAAAGGGCCCAACCAGCTTGCCTAAGACaatacagtttttgttttgcagcgAAGAATAAAACCTGTGATTCCTATggattacagaaatgttttaaccACAGCATTATCCTTACTTGGGGCAAGATAATGAACTACACTGCCTTTTGAATTCCCTTCCAGATGGATTATTCTTTTCTATATCATTCCTACTTTTAAACTTCATCATCATAGTCCCACCTGGTTCTCTTGTCATGGAAAATTAGTCTTACTTAGTTTGGGCTATTCTGCATGAAACAGAAGGGAACTTCTACTGTCTCctttcatcaaaataaaaaagcctgtGAAAGTTCAAATTCAATACTGATTTCAAATATCCTGAGGAGCACAGCAGCTCAAGGAAGTATTCCCACCTGACTCTGTTTGAAGTATACATTGTCTGATCAATTTAATTTGCCAGGCAGATTTCCGCACTCAGCCATCCTGCTTTAGATCCCAAGTTGAAAATTAGGGCTGTGGTAGACATTCACCCACAAGTCCACACTCCAGACCTGTCAATCTCTAATCAGCTAATGCAAAGCAGTAAAATCTGGAAATaggaatggaaattaaaaaacaaacaaaaaaaagtctttgtagTGAGGATAAAAATAACGATAGAATGCCACCACagacgtggaaaaaaaaaaaaagtggataaGTGGAATATTTAATGAATGTAGAAATATTGATTTTGGAATAAACAgattccctcctcctcccacacATGAAATAAGTGTTATTCTGAGCAGTAATCATCCACATAACGTGAGGTGCCTACTGGAGGTTTTCAGCACTTCCAGATTGACTGGAAATATTAAGGACAATCCTAAGTATTTACAATGTATTTGTTCCCGGAGGTAAAAAGGAAGCAGATGTTACCCAGTGAAATGTATTGCAAGCTGTCTGGGGGAACTGACCACATGGCACAAGTCTGGCCCCAGCCTTTACAGATGGGGTAGTAAAACCGCTTCTCCTGTGGTCATGTAGCTGGTCTTTATGAAGACAAAACATGCACCATTCtcatgctctgctctgctgtgaccAAATACAGCATCCACATCCAGCACGACAAACTCCCCGTGACAGCAAGCAACCTGCATCTTTTTAAACTAGCGCTGCGATGAAGGACTGCAGCTCCAGGTTTTGTTAACTTGAAATGCCAAATGCTGGTAAAATTCCTCAGCTTAATGGGTTCTCTCTGCTGTAAGGCTTTAAGCAAGTATTGTAGCTGTAAGAAAGGATCagacaaacccaaaagctgtgGCTCATTATCTATTAGAAACAGActgccaaaaacaaaaaaacaccccaaaacttTTCTAAATTAGTTAAGTCCTATTCAAGGCAAAAGAGACTGAAGATTATTTATCCAGAGGACAATCACCATACCCAGCGAAATTCATCCCAGCACGATATTTGTTCGTTGCTTCTCTCTGGTTAGTCATCTCCAGGGATGATAAAGGAGACCAGTGCCCATGTGGCTTGATCTATCTTTAGTTTTTCTGTTGAAGCTCTGGGCGTGGATCCTATTTATGATCTACTCACTTGTGGAATGGGGCTGAGACCACCAATACATTTCACAGGAGCCAACAAACAGCTGTCAAAAGGGAATGGCTTTCCATCACTGGTTTCAAGCTAAGTATTTTGGTATCTTGGATTATCAGTCTTCTATCTTTTTGTATATGCAGTGTCGGGAATGTAATTTATCTGCTCTAAAAGCTTGGGAGTTCGTaatcaaagaaagaaactgcAACTTGGTTTTGAATGACTGGTGAAGGTGGCATGAAGAGGAAGGTTGAGAGAGAAGGAGGTGGTGCAGGCACAGAGAAGAGTACATTGCCACTGCTGCTCTGGTGGATCAAACTACAGACAGCTCTAGGAGAATGGAAATaggtctgtgctgctgcctgacaACTCCAGACACTCCAGAAATTTTTAATGAATAGAACCAGGATTCCGAGCCTAGA
This is a stretch of genomic DNA from Anser cygnoides isolate HZ-2024a breed goose chromosome 18, Taihu_goose_T2T_genome, whole genome shotgun sequence. It encodes these proteins:
- the MYL10 gene encoding myosin regulatory light chain 10 isoform X1, whose protein sequence is MAPKKAKKKIEGGSNVFSMFEQTQIQEFKEAFTIMDQNRDGFIDKADLRDTFAALGRLNVKNEELEDMVKEAPGPINFTVFLTMFGEKLKGTDPEETILNAFKIFDPEGKGHIKADYIKEMLMTQADRFSQEEINQMFAAFPPDVSGNLDYKNLCYVITHGEEKD